A stretch of DNA from Macrotis lagotis isolate mMagLag1 chromosome X, bilby.v1.9.chrom.fasta, whole genome shotgun sequence:
ggccgggggccggggcgggggccggggccggggccgggggccgggggagccgggggccgggggccggggccgggggccggggcgggggccggggccgggggccgggggccgggggccggggccgggggccgggggccgggggccggggccggggcggggcagCGGTTTTTCCCGAGTCAGCCGAAGCCAAGGGTTCTGTGCCCTGGTGCGGGAGCAGGGCGGCCGCACGGATGCGGGTCTCCGGGCACCCGGGCTGGATATTAGGTGCCGTTATTGGACCCAGCGTGTCCGACTGAAACCTGTCCTCGTCGCGTCCAGCCTCACCGTGGGGGGGTCTCTTGGTCTCTTGTTTCTGGTTGCTGCCCCCTCCAGAGTCGCCACAAGCCCCTGTTCTCACCCCACAGTGTCGCCCACCTTCCCTTCTTCAAGCTGTATTGTTCTTAGCTCCTAGTGGCCGCGGCCCTCCGCGATGCCACCTCTCTGAGGCGGCCTTTCCAAGGGAAGGAAGCCAGTCCTCTGCCCACTTGTGTGCCCTGTGCCCCTCGCTCTTCCTTCTTCCTGCCTCCTAGGCTGACCAGTCCTTTGAGGCCTGGTCTGCCTTTCTCTCCTAGGACTCTCCATCCTTAACCTTGAAACCTTGACCTGAGTGAACTGCAGGGAGGGCTTGCCTAGAAATGGGCCACAAGAATTGTTGCTCTTACTTCCCGGTGGGTGGGAAGATAACTGGACTTGGGGGCAGATAAGAGCTAGGAGGAGAGGCTGCTGAATCATTGCTATCACAAGATCTCCGTGTTCTGGACTTTGAGTTGGCCAATTTGTTGGACCAGAGGCCCCTCTATTCCCTGCCCTGCCTGCTCCCCCCCTTCACTGACCTCACTCTGGGCTTAGCCTTGCCCCCTCCAGCCTCTTGCCTGTAAATTGTTTTGAGACTTGGGTTTGTTTTCTTCCCTGGAGTCCTTCTATGGGTGTGTCCACTGTTTATCCAGCTCAGCTCTCCTTGGGAGACCACTAGAGGATTCCAAAAGGACCAGCCGGGTTTGAGCTGACAGACCCCTTGAGGAGGACAGGGCCCGAGGTGTTTCCTTGGTAATTCCCCCCCCCACATAAACCCCAGATACAGAGTGGTTCCCCCGCCTTCTGGTTTATTGCACAAACAAATGAAGAGCCCCAGTCTAGAAGCCTGGAACCAGAGGCTCCTTCAATCAGGTCAGGGTCAGAGTTCCCTAGGTTGGAGGGCTACCCCGAGCCTCCAAGATTGCAGGTGCTGGGGCCGAGGTCTGGACATATAGAGACCAATAAAGAGAGTCCTTCCGTCTGGGAGCTGGCCCTCTGGCACCCAGTGGGGGGGGTCTGGACCCAGGAGCTCTGGGAGCTGGTTGTCTGTCTTTGTAACTGGAGCTTGCTCAGCACAGTGCTCCccacacagtaggtgtttaatctgtgcttattgactgactgtggGCCTCTGTACACCAAGAGGATCAGTGTGGATGGCCGGAGCCTTAGCCACCTGACTCAAAAGGTCTGATTACAAGAGGGCCCTGCCTTGGCTCCTGAGCAGCAGGGTGACAAGGGAAATTCTCTTAACTctttggagcctcagtttcccaggTTCATAGAGTTTAGAACTTGAGAATGATTCTTGTATGTAAAAGGAGAGGATTGCCCTAGCTAGACCATCTTTAAGTGGGCCTTCAGCTGTAGCACCTTATGAAAAAGCCTTCATTTTTCCTAGTGATAACATAGCCTTGTGGCAATGAAGAGTTCTGATGGCCAAAGGTCTACAGCAGAACTAGGCTTGGTTCCTCTACTGTCCCCAGAAAGGAGCCCCCAGGTGTCCTAGAAGTGAAAGGGGCTGGCCAGGGGCCTAATGACTTAAGGCTTGACCAAGAGAACCACCTTGCAGCCATTCAGCCAGGTTCAGGTCCTTCCTCCCAGAGCTCTGGGCAGCTGAGTCTTCAGGTGGAGTTCCCTGGCCTAGTGAAATCCTAGTTCTGGGCCCTCTTCCTTTTAGGTTTCAGAGCACTTGATCACTGCTGGATTGACAAGAGAATCAATCAAACAGTGAATGACTCCCCACTTACTGATGGAGAAGCCAAGAGGTTCAGTGACCTCCCCAAGGATCATAGGAAGTAAATGACTGAGGCAAGATTAGAACTCTGGGCCACCTGCCTCCTGAGAacaatcctctctctctcccatcatGATGGACTGAAATCATCTGCTCCAGCCCAACCCCAAAGGCTTTGTCCAGTTGTCAGTGCCCAGGCAGATGCCCCTGCCAGTGATCTGTTCTAGACCCCCTCTGATTGCTGCTCTCTTCTGCCTCTCATCTCGGATCCCAGGGAGGTCAAGAACTGGGTTGGGGCCTCCCTATTGCCTTCTCCAAGAAGGATCCCTGAGTTCTGTTGGGTACCAAGCCCTGCCCTGTCAGGGCTGTTAGAAATTGGCACCATAGGTTCTTCAGTGACCTGGGGAGACCCTTCCAGCTTGGATTGGGTGATCCACATTTGGTCTTTCTTGAGTATGTGCACATAAGTGGAGCAGTGTGGGAGTGGCCACCCTTGGGAGAGAGCACGCCCTCCTTAGGCCATCCTATGATGCACTGTCTTGGTGGGAAACAAGCCTGCGGACAGAtcaaggagaggaggaggagggagattATCCAGGCTGCTTGCTCTGCCTCCAAGGTTACTGTCTCCAGCTATTTGGGATCCTAGAGACCTTCCCAGATAGGGAGGGAGGCTGCCATCTAGAGAAGAGCCTCAGGGGGAGAACAGGCAGGGGGCAACAAAGGCCTCCAGCACCTGAGCCATGAGGAACTTAGGAGGCCAGTGATGTGCCAAGCCAGCTAGGCACCAAACTGAAATCAAGCTTCAGGAGCTTACTGACTTGGGATCTATCCAACATCAGtctgaggagagaaagggaggccCTGGTGCTAGCAGGAGCAATGGTGGGGGCAGCTCATTTCACTCTGACCACTTAGATTTTGTTGCTTTGAACTTgggagggttttttttagttgtttttagtttttaattttttaaattacagacATGACATCTTTCTATGACCCCCATTGAACAACAACCACTACACACATAAGTActcatgtttatttatttattttttcagtttgacaagcattaattttctctccttcccccattgaaagaaaagaaaaacaaaacccgtATAACAAAAATTCATAAGTCTGGCTTTCAAGATGAGAGAGACCTCCTTTGCAGAAAAGGGAAGCCCACAAGGATTGTATACCACAtctattttcagacttttttcattatattgatcagttttgctggatttttttcctctcttttttgtctttaaaaaaaataattatatgaaatgacTTTCAGAGAAGGTGAGGATAGCCAGGGGAAGATATggtgctattttttaaaaaagacatcagtataaaacaaatttgcatagtcaagcaaaacaatttcCTACATTGGCCATGTGCAGAAACATATATTTCATTCTGCACCTTGAGATGACTCCTCCCCCTTTAGGAGGTGGGCAGGATCCTCTGGAATCTACCCTAGTAAGGGTAATCTTAGCCACTAGTAAGCTGCAGAGATAATCTTAGGCCTAATCATACTGCCTGAGACCTACAAAGAGTGaccagacacccccccccccaaaccccttCTCGGTACCCTACAGTGCACTTCTCGCGATGACTGGAGATGTGCCAGGTCGATGCACGATTTTTCTGCTAAGGATATTGATGGTCGCATGGTGTCCCTGGATAAATACAGGTAAGAAGAGAGAGGTGTGACCTGAGGTTGGTAGGATCCCACattgggggggggcggggtggCCCCTTCCCTGAGGCCAGTCATGATTATACATATTATGAAACTTGAGCTGGACACTCTTGGCCAGGCCTCATCTAGAAGGCATACCAGATTCCTGGGCCTCCAGCCAACCAGGAGCAGAGAGTATGCAGGAATGGAGGGCAGGCCTCTGGGAAATACAGTTATGGTTGCTGCTGTCTGTGGGAGTCTGCCGGGATAACTCCTGCCTCCCCCACTAATAGCTTCCCTCCATTTCTCCTCCAGGGGCTGTGTCTGCATTGTTACCAATGTAGCCTCACAATGAGGAAAGACGGATGTAAACTACACTCAGCTTGTCGACCTGCACGCCAGATATGCCGAGTGTGGTTTACGTATTTTAGCTTTCCCCTGCAACCAGTTTGGAAGGCAGGTAGGTGGGTGGCCTCTCCCTGCAGGGTAGGAGCCTGGGGGTGGGTGGGCAGGCATTGGGACAAACCTGTTTTGTAATAATAGACATAGGCCTAATGGAAGGGCAGGTTTATAGAGCTAGAAGCAGAAACTCTTTGCTTGCAACCAGATCTCCAGCTGGACCGATTAATTGTACCCTGTCACCCTCCATCCCCCAGGAGCCAGGGAGTAATGCAGAAATCCGAGAATTTGCTGCCGGCTACAATGTCAGATTTGATATGTACAGCAAAATATGTGTCAACGGCGACGATGCCCACCCCCTGTGGAAATGGATGAAAATCCAACCCAAAGGGAAGGGCATTTTGGGCAAGTGAGTGCATGATAGGGGGAGAAAGAGCCCCAGGGATTAGGGAGGGGGAGATGCCTAGAAATGGGGCTGCTGGGAGACAGGAGGACACTTTGCTCCATGAGGGGACTGGGAATGGTGCTAGTTAGAGGCCTTACCATTCTGTTCCTCTTCCTTTCTAGTGCAATAAAGTGGAACTTCACCAAGGTAAGCCTGGCCTGGTTGTCCTGGAGGTGGGGGGCAGTACCTTTGAGAGTCATCACCAGGAATGGTTGTGGAGTTCCACTGCTCCCTTGACTGACCACCTTCCACTGGCCTCCCATTCTGTTCTCCCCCTGCATTCTCCCTCTTTACATTCCAGCTTTAGATTTCTGTGTTCACATGTATtcacatgtgtatgcatgtacatgtgtGGCTCAATGGATACAAGTAATCTTAGCCCAGCTGCAGCGGTGGCAGAGATAAGAGCTAGCATTTAGTGTTTggggttttggcaaggcaagggttaagtgccttcacacagctagtaagtgtctgaggctggatttgaactctggtcctcctgactgcaagaccAGTACTCTCTCCACAGTGTcccctcacctagctgccccagggtttAGTGCTTTACAGctgtttctttttcattccatCCTCTTATTAAACAGCCCAAGAGGTAGGAAGTGTGAGTGGTTGgccaatcagcaagcatttattaagggccttcTGCTGGCCGGACAGGTTGAAGCAAAAATGCAACAGACTGTTCACCAGGAGCCTATATTCATGCTCTCTGATGGAATATCAGAGCAGTAACAGCCCCATTTTACACCTTAGGAATTGTATGCTTAGACAGGTCTTgtgatttgagcccaggtctttgGCTGGGCCTcccagtaaaaaataaaatacacagttCACCCAATTAGTGGATAGTCACACATGGGAAATGGGAGAGCTGGGCCCTGAGGGATGAGCGTCAAGGTTAAGGACGATGTCTTCAAAAGCATTTCTGGAATGAGCTGTCTAGGATGTATAATCAGCCGTGTTCTGCTGGGTATTTACAGCTGTGGGGCCATCAGTGGGTCTGCTCAGTAGGGGTTGGATTCGTTGGGCGATTTTTGTGAGGAGGCGGAGGGATCTGGGACAGCAGCAAGGACAGGTGGCTGAGCAGGAATGAAGGGCTAGTGGGATGactcctggatttggagtcagaagacctggcaagtcacttccctctggacctcactttcctcatttgcaaaatgagcctTCTCACTGGCTGAGCTCTAAAAAGGGGGAAGGGACCTGGTGATCCCCAAACCGGGCTTCCAATCCTGGCTCTGCCCCTTCTTGGGGACTGATGGTGTGGCCTGGCTGCTCCTATGTGGAAGTCAAGCTTCTGCCTATGGTTGGATGTGGCAAACTCCCTTTGCTACCTTTAAGGCACTTGGCAACTCCACTTTAGGAGCTGCCCCTGTTAGGGCATGGCACTGCTTGAATGACCCTCCCTGAGTGGGCCCctgctctcttcttcctctttccagtTCCTTATTGACAAAGATGGCTGTGTGGTGAAGCGGTACGGTCCGATGGAGGAGCCCCTGGTAGGTACCACCCTGTTCGCCTCCCTTGTGGACTTTCCGCGGTATTTCCCGGGCAAACAGTTCATTCTTGTCCTCTGGGGAACTGTGTGAGAGAGAGGCCCATTCCCTATCAGAGCCTGGGGCTGTGGGGAGGCTGGGCTGGGCCAGGCCTGGTGTGACTTAGGATAGTCCTTTGGCAGCAGGATTAGGAAGAACTCTCAGCTTCCTTTTGACTCTTCTCTTCCATTCTCCAGGTGATTGAGAAGGACCTGCCTTGCTACCTCTAgttgttcttttcttcctgtaactGTCTGCCCTGAACCTCAGAGTCCTCCACCCGGCATCAATGACGATCTGCCTTCAAACCAGTCCACTGGTGGGGTAGACCCGAAAACTTGGCGTGCATTTCAGCCGGAGGAAAACCCTGGGGGGCACATGGCAACAGCTTGCAGCCTCGAGCCCCTGGCTCATTTATTGGAATAAAAAGCTAAAATTAACTGGTTCAGGTCTCATTCTGTGGTTACCCAATTTGATCCTTGGCCTGAGGAGTCAGAGACTTGTGTTCTAATGCTGGatcagggtgggggggggggggcttgaagaccacagcatcagggaggtgatgccgtgacgagcacatgaattggatttgagttgggggttAAGgttgtgctgagtcaccagtttcaatttctcctcctgagccatctgggtctagacTAGcgatggatcaggaagactggagatggtcccgaatgggaggcaatggggttaagtgacttgctcaggctcacacaGTGAGTGTTAAgtatctgggactggatttgaactccttgtCATAACTCCAAGGCAGGTGGGAAAATAACTGAGCCATCTCACTGCTTGTGACCTGAGCCCAGGTTTTCAGCTGGGCCTCCCAGTAATAAAATAGTTTGCCTGATAGTGGATAGTCACACATGGGAAATGGAAGAGCCAGGCCCTGAGGGGCCTGAAGAGGAAGCCTTGTAGGCAGCCGCCTTAAGCTTCCTGCCACGAAGGGGCCTCTGAAGAGGCCGGAGTCTGGACTGAGCCCAGGttagaggaagggaggagggagctTGATCTCCATTTAGTCTCCCCACCCCAGCACCCCCAGCCTAGTGGGAGGCAGATGGGAAGCCTGTCCAGCTCCTGGCCTAAGCTGGCCTGTtggctcccctccccctcctcattCTCATGAAGAAAGCCTGTTCAGTGGCCCAGTAAACTACCTGCTGCCAGCCCTGGGTAGAGGGGAAGAGCCTGGAGTGGAGGCTGAAGACTTCCTAGAGCCCCGATAAAGGAGTTGCTCTCAGTGGCTCCCAAGGTGCCTTCCAGTCTTATGTCTGACTCGGGAGCCCCCTGGCCTGGGGCTGAGACCTGGACTCCAGGTTTGGGGTCTTTGTTACCAGGCTAGAGAGGCAGGAAGGGGAGAATATGGGCCCTTCAGGTGTAAGGAGAAGCTGAGTCTTGGTCACCTAGGGCTCAGGTTTAATGGTGTCCTTCACCTGCTGGCTTGGGCAAGGTCCACAGGACAGGAAGCAGCGGGAGGAAGGCCAAGAGTGGGATGAGGTCCAAGTATCACTTGGCAGAAGGAAGGGGTAGAGTTTCAGAGTTTGTCCACCTGGACAAGGGTGGGGAACAAACCATGCAGTTTAGGCTGGGGGTTATTTCTGGCGACACCTGCCAGGTAGGGAATGATGTGTGGGAGGCAGCCCTCAAGGGTTGAGGAAGAGAATGCCCACTTTAATTTGGCACCAGACTTCCCTCCTTTCCAGCAGAACAAGTCCCAGGCCTGAGGAGGAGCTTGGCAAGAAACAAGCCTCTCCGTTACAGGGCTCCTCACCCAGTAAGTCACTTGGTTCAGAATGGCGGCCAGTGGTCAGACCCACCGGAGCAACACAGCCCCTTTGTCATCCAGCCTGCCAAACTGGGTCCAAACGGCATCGGTCCCCTTTGGACAGAATCTAGGGCAGATTCACCAAGTATGAGCATTGTGGTTGAGTGACCTTGGCCTTTGCATGGCTAGTCTTCAGGGACAAGTCAAAAAAGCATTACCCATAATCCCTAAACTGGGAGCCCCAAGCCCCAAAGTCTTGTCCTACATCTGACACATGAGCTTGGTTTAACCCTTTTCTCTGGGTCTTCATTATCTGCAAACTCAGGGGTTGCTGCTATCTAGGGACTTCTGAAGTGGGGGAGATATAAGTACATTGAGGTACTTAGGTGGGGACCAATGAGCCAAGGAAATTTAGAGGTCTCTCTATTGCTCCTGGTCTTTTGGGCAAGTTACCTTCAGTCTCTGGGGATTCCCTGATCTGGCAGTTATCAATCAGCATATGGAAAGCCCTCCCAAGGGGGACTTCTTAAACAATAAATCTTAAAAGGTATGACAAGTTACCTGGTAAAGGGTTCTAATCCAAGCCCATAGCATGTCAAGAAACTCCCTAAACTCAACCTTACCTCAGGATATATGGACAGTCTTAAAATACTAAAAGATTTTTTGCTGGAGTCCAGAAACCCCAGCAAAGTCCAATGGTTCTTCCATATTCAGAGTATTGGGTATGCTTTGTCCACCACCCTTTTTAGATGAGACCAAGAACTTGGAATAAACTAAAGGTCATTCAGGACCCGCCCTCCAATCATGGTCTGCTGCCAGGGTCTGAGATTCAAACCTTGGACCCAGAGGCACCAAAGGGCCTGCACTTCCTAAGAACTCATCTCAGGACCCTAATGCTGGCTCCACATAGTATCTTTGGGTGTCCTTCATCTTTTACCATCTTGGAAAAAAGCTGCAAAATGAGTTCATCCTTGCTCAGGGGACCTGGCtgtaagatattatttattaacaTAAAACTCCTTGAGATAGCCACTCCCTTCAATTCCCTAGACTTGGGAGTTTGTCATTCCTGTGGAAGCTAATATCTTCATCTTGCAATAGCTCCAAGTTCAGGATTCCAGAGGGTGGGGACCCCAATCAACTGATCTTTCCACCATTCTATGCTAACTGAGCCCCCccaccttcctcttttctctctcatagTCACATCTGAGTCAAAAATACTGCTATCTATCCCTGGGCTTTCATCCTTATGCATCTGAGTTCTGTCCCTCCACAGTCCATGCCTCATCTTTTCTCTGGCTCCCCATGCCCTCTGGAACTCCTCCTCACCCTAGATTTCTTCATCACCTATGTTGCCAACATTATCTGGCAGTAACAAAGATGCAACATCCCTTGGCTGCCCTCTGTGGTGTGGGTTGTGACCTCACTCCTGCTCTCTGGCACATTGGGCTGGTAGAGGTCGGCCTCCACTGCTACCCCTACCTCCTCTGCCCATTTCTCACCCTCTTCTTTAAGATCACTTCGTCAATCCAAATCACTCAGTGtctagaatttggaactcatagttgtaaaaatgattgttaaaaattggtttttacatgtaactggggaaaaaaatactttaaaaaaacccccaaactttTCAAACCTTCCTGGATTGACCTGACCTTCCTTTGGATTCTGAAATCTACTGCCCAAATCTAGGATGTGAATCAGACGACCATGTTCAGCTTCtctatgaagaaagaaaaaattctttttttggtagTGATTGCTACCTCCCCCAAGATTCTCATCCTTTTACCATAGTAACATTCCTCCTCTTTAGAGAGAATCAGATCAAAACAGCACTTTCTCTCACTATTTCCTCCATTTACTGAAGGATGAAATGATCGAGAAATTATCAacttttcatacacacacacacacacacacacacacagagagagagagagagagagagagagagagagagagagagagagagagagagagagaaagacgcAGACCCTCCTGCCAATGGCTCCTGAGTTGTTTCCTAAACTCCTCTATTTTCTCTGTCTGGCACAGGGTCTGTGAAGTCGATTAATGGtttcctttctgattttttttctgattttattttgtgcatttaataACACAATTGTGAGAAGAGATCCATAGGCTTTACCACCTTAACTATCCACAGGACTCCAGCACACAGAGAAGGTCTAGAGTCCCCACTCTAGGTGGTTTATCACTTACTCTGGTTCTCCATTCATTGACTGTAACCCAAATGTTCTCCAGCAGGCCTTCTCTGCCACCTGAAAACAAGCTCAGGTCTCTTTTCCCTTCACAAACCTTCACTCCAGTCATTTCCCCAAGGCCTCATCCTGTATCTGTCCTCCTCTGTACAGCCAATCTGAGGTGTGTCCTTAGCTGCCTCCACCATCACCGCAACCACTCATTTCTCAACCCTTTGCCATCAGGTTTCTGACCCCACTACTCAACTTAAAATGCTGCttcaaaattactaatatcaCCTACTGGGcagcctcttttctttcttcaggcCTCAACCTATTTAACCTCTGTAGCTTGTGATGCAACTTGGTCACTGTTTTCTCCTGACTCACCTCTACCTGTCTGATGGCTCCTCATTTCTCTCCCCCACTCCAGTCTATCCTTCACTCAACTCCCAAAGTGATCTCCCCAAAATGCAGGTCTGACCATGCCACTCACCTACTCAATATGCAAAGTCCTCTTTGGCTTTTCACATGCCTTATGACCtagtctctccttccctttccaatcattcatttttgccttccttaga
This window harbors:
- the GPX4 gene encoding phospholipid hydroperoxide glutathione peroxidase GPX4 isoform X1; this translates as MMHCLGGKQACGQIKERRRREIIQAACSASKCTSRDDWRCARSMHDFSAKDIDGRMVSLDKYRGCVCIVTNVASQUGKTDVNYTQLVDLHARYAECGLRILAFPCNQFGRQEPGSNAEIREFAAGYNVRFDMYSKICVNGDDAHPLWKWMKIQPKGKGILGNAIKWNFTKFLIDKDGCVVKRYGPMEEPLVIEKDLPCYL
- the GPX4 gene encoding phospholipid hydroperoxide glutathione peroxidase GPX4 isoform X2; its protein translation is MSFSRLYRLVKPALLCAVLAAPGLSSTMCTSRDDWRCARSMHDFSAKDIDGRMVSLDKYRGCVCIVTNVASQUGKTDVNYTQLVDLHARYAECGLRILAFPCNQFGRQEPGSNAEIREFAAGYNVRFDMYSKICVNGDDAHPLWKWMKIQPKGKGILGNAIKWNFTKFLIDKDGCVVKRYGPMEEPLVIEKDLPCYL